A stretch of the Lolium perenne isolate Kyuss_39 chromosome 3, Kyuss_2.0, whole genome shotgun sequence genome encodes the following:
- the LOC127342784 gene encoding uncharacterized protein, which produces MGYLWRVRLSSFLAGAATASAAGFFLLYKDHLVARAAIAQQVEDVKRISEKHYETLNHRIIAMEKREESANKEASD; this is translated from the exons ATGGGTTACCTGTGGCGGGTCCGGCTCTCGTCGTTCTTGGCCGGCGCGGCGACGGCGTCAGCGGCGGGGTTCTTCCTCCTCTACAAAGACCACCTCGTCGCCCGCGCCGCCATCGCCCAACAG GTGGAGGACGTCAAGAGGATTTCTGAAAAGCACTATGAAACCCTGAATCATCGGATCATAGCAATGGAAAAGAGAGAAGAATCAGCTAATAAAGAGGCTTCTGATTAG
- the LOC127342786 gene encoding single myb histone 2 produces MGAPKQRWTSEEEAALKAGVAKHGPGKWRTILRDPDFSAVLRLRSNVDLKDKWRNLSVTAGGYGSREKARMALKQGKRVPKVVTEPMDVDTSNLDNAPTAVIDAKPLAMVVEPKQLECSPGKSVARLDDLILEAIKKLKESSGSNKATIATYIEEQYWPPTDFQRLLSSKLKALVATGKLMKVNQKYRIAPSSGSLGGRGTKVHSTGDNRQNISIKQLTKPQVDAELDMMTRMTKEEAAVFAAKAVAEAEVANAEAEEAARVAEAAEVEAEAAKVFLDAVMLTVQNKRAASAILQAC; encoded by the exons ATGGGTGCGCCCAAGCAGAGGTGGACGTCAGAGGAGGAGGCCGCGCTCAAGGCCGGCGTCGCCAAGCACGGCCCGGGCAAGTGGCGGACCATCCTCCGCGACCCGGACTTCAGCGCCGTCCTGCGCCTCCGATCCAATGTTGACCTCAAG GACAAGTGGCGTAACTTGAGTGTCACCGCTGGAGGATATGGCTCAAGAGAGAAGGCAAGAATGGCATTGAAGCAAGGCAAGCGTGTGCCTAAGGTTGTCACCGAACCAATGGATGTCGATACAAGTAATCTGGACAATGCCCCCACTGCAGTGATCGATGCCAAACCACTGGCAATGGTTGTTGAACCCAAGCAGCTTGAGTGCAGTCCAGGGAAGTCAGTTGCTAG GCTTGATGACCTCATATTAGAAGCTATAAAGAAGCTTAAGGAGTCTTCTGGATCTAATAAAGCAACCATCGCTACATACATTGAG GAGCAATACTGGCCACCTACTGATTTTCAAAGGTTACTATCTTCAAAATTGAAGGCATTGGTTGCTACTGGAAAATTGATGAAG GTCAACCAAAAATACAGAATTGCACCGAGTTCAGGATCGTTAGGTGGAAGGGGTACCAAAGTGCATTCCACTGGAGACAACAGGCAAAATATTAGTATTAAACAACTAACTAAGCCTCAAGTGGATGCTGAACTGGATATGATGACACGCATGACTAAGGAAGAAGCAGCAGTATTTGCTGCCAAGGCAGTGGCCGAGGCAGAAGTGGCCAATGCAGAGGCTGAAGAGGCAGCAAGGGTTGCAGAAGCTGCAGAAGTTGAGGCTGAAGCTGCAAAGGTTTTTCTTGATGCTGTCATGTTGACTGTGCAAAACAAAAGGGCTGCCTCTGCG ATTCTTCAAGCTTGCTGA